From one Agrobacterium fabrum str. C58 genomic stretch:
- a CDS encoding transporter substrate-binding domain-containing protein: protein MAIFETKTRWRTALAVGLAALLPILTPAGADARTLEEAKSSGKIVIGIQGDNAPWGFINSSGVQEGYDADLARGFADYLGLKVEFVPLAVANRIPSLRTGKVDALFASMGMTPERAKNVQYAQPYAHNVMSVYATKDKKIANFDDLTGMTVGAPKSSPMDTALTAGAGTKANILRFDDDAATIQAILSGQIEAIGGNQFYGDRLAAAGGKDYEVKFDLVTLYNSAATRPGEKDWNEALNAWLDKAKANGDLAKVYAKWMKRPVPDFPASLPDIPYTIN from the coding sequence ATGGCAATCTTTGAGACAAAGACACGTTGGCGGACGGCCCTCGCAGTCGGATTGGCAGCGCTGCTGCCGATCCTGACACCCGCAGGGGCAGACGCCCGGACGCTGGAAGAGGCAAAATCCAGCGGCAAGATCGTGATCGGCATCCAAGGCGACAACGCGCCCTGGGGCTTCATCAATTCATCCGGTGTGCAGGAAGGCTACGATGCCGACCTGGCCAGGGGGTTTGCGGACTATCTTGGACTGAAAGTGGAGTTCGTGCCGCTTGCCGTCGCCAACCGCATTCCGTCGCTGCGCACCGGCAAGGTCGACGCCCTGTTCGCGTCGATGGGGATGACACCGGAACGTGCCAAGAACGTGCAATATGCACAGCCTTACGCGCATAACGTCATGTCGGTTTACGCCACCAAGGACAAGAAGATCGCCAATTTCGACGATCTGACCGGAATGACCGTCGGCGCACCGAAATCCAGCCCGATGGACACAGCCTTGACCGCCGGCGCGGGTACGAAAGCGAATATCCTTCGTTTCGATGACGACGCCGCCACCATTCAGGCGATCCTGTCGGGCCAGATCGAGGCGATCGGCGGCAACCAGTTTTATGGTGACCGCCTCGCGGCAGCCGGCGGCAAGGATTACGAGGTGAAGTTCGACCTCGTGACCCTCTACAACAGCGCCGCCACGCGCCCGGGTGAAAAGGACTGGAACGAAGCGCTCAACGCCTGGCTCGACAAGGCCAAGGCCAATGGCGACCTCGCAAAAGTCTATGCCAAATGGATGAAGCGCCCGGTTCCGGACTTCCCGGCCTCGCTTCCCGACATTCCCTACACCATCAACTAA
- a CDS encoding transporter substrate-binding domain-containing protein, whose amino-acid sequence MKTTNMKFSRRALLALAAATVALPFVAPVDASAATVEEAKAKGKVVIGIQGDNSPWGFVNSSGVQDGLDADIGKAFADYLGVKVEFVPLAVANRIPALLTGKVDVLFATMAMTAERAKSIQYSKPYVGNVFSVYGPKDKKIAGFDDLTSLNVGVPKSSAMDTAITAGAGSKANILRFDDDAANIQALISGQVEAVGGNMFYGDRLNKAAEGKYESKFDLTTMYNGAGTRPGEKDWNETINAFLDKIKSDGQLAKIYDKWMKRDIPAFPESLPDIPFTVK is encoded by the coding sequence ATGAAAACTACCAACATGAAATTCTCACGCCGCGCCCTGCTCGCGCTCGCCGCAGCAACCGTCGCCCTGCCCTTTGTCGCGCCGGTCGATGCTTCCGCCGCCACGGTGGAAGAAGCCAAGGCCAAGGGCAAGGTCGTCATCGGCATTCAGGGCGATAATTCGCCATGGGGCTTCGTCAATTCCAGCGGCGTGCAGGATGGTCTGGATGCCGATATCGGCAAGGCCTTTGCCGACTATCTCGGCGTGAAGGTGGAATTCGTGCCGCTCGCCGTGGCCAACCGCATCCCGGCACTTTTGACCGGCAAGGTCGACGTGCTTTTCGCCACCATGGCCATGACCGCAGAACGCGCCAAGAGCATCCAATACTCCAAGCCCTACGTCGGCAACGTGTTTTCCGTCTACGGTCCGAAAGACAAGAAGATCGCCGGTTTTGACGATCTGACCAGCCTCAACGTCGGCGTGCCGAAATCGAGCGCCATGGATACGGCCATCACCGCCGGCGCGGGTTCCAAGGCCAATATTCTGCGCTTCGACGATGACGCCGCCAATATTCAGGCGCTGATTTCCGGCCAGGTCGAAGCGGTTGGCGGCAACATGTTTTATGGCGACCGGCTAAACAAGGCGGCCGAAGGTAAATACGAGTCGAAGTTCGATCTGACGACGATGTATAACGGCGCCGGCACACGTCCTGGCGAAAAGGACTGGAACGAGACCATCAACGCCTTCCTCGACAAGATCAAGTCGGATGGCCAGCTCGCAAAGATCTACGACAAGTGGATGAAGCGAGATATTCCGGCCTTCCCGGAAAGCCTGCCGGACATTCCTTTCACCGTGAAGTGA
- a CDS encoding amino acid ABC transporter permease, which translates to MASIGPNELFFLMQGLKWTLALTLIGFIGGGVFGLCVALARVADSPAIQRASMAFIAVFQGTPLLMQLFVVYYGVALAGLNVDAWIAVAIAFTLHASAFLGEIWRGGIQAVPKGQTEAANALGLHYVSRMKDVVLPQAFKISLPATIGFLVQLIKGTSLAAIVGFVELSRAGQIVSNQTFRPLTVFAIVGIIYFLICWPLSLWGAGVEKRLQAASR; encoded by the coding sequence ATGGCATCAATCGGTCCCAACGAACTCTTCTTCCTGATGCAAGGCCTGAAATGGACCCTTGCGCTGACCTTGATCGGCTTCATAGGCGGCGGTGTCTTCGGCCTTTGCGTGGCGCTGGCCCGCGTCGCGGACAGCCCGGCAATCCAGCGTGCGAGCATGGCTTTCATCGCCGTTTTCCAGGGCACGCCGCTCCTGATGCAGCTTTTCGTGGTTTATTACGGCGTGGCGCTTGCGGGCCTCAACGTCGATGCCTGGATCGCGGTCGCCATTGCCTTTACCCTGCATGCCAGCGCCTTCCTCGGCGAAATCTGGCGCGGCGGCATCCAGGCAGTGCCGAAGGGCCAGACCGAGGCTGCCAATGCGCTCGGCCTGCATTACGTGTCACGCATGAAGGACGTGGTTCTGCCGCAGGCCTTCAAGATTTCGCTGCCGGCCACCATCGGTTTCCTCGTGCAGCTCATCAAGGGCACCTCGCTTGCGGCAATCGTCGGCTTCGTCGAGCTGTCGCGCGCCGGCCAGATCGTCTCCAACCAGACGTTCCGTCCGCTCACCGTCTTCGCCATCGTCGGCATCATTTATTTCCTGATCTGCTGGCCGCTTTCCCTGTGGGGCGCCGGCGTTGAAAAGCGGCTGCAGGCCGCATCCCGCTAA
- a CDS encoding amino acid ABC transporter permease — MSYSLDFSAVIERLPELLLACLATIGLAIAGMSLATVLGVLGVVARRSRFKLLRGLVIGFVEAIRNTPFLVQIFFIFFALPQIGIKLNPTVTAIIALALNGGAYAIEIIRGGVDSIPKGQVEAGLALGLHRAQIFRHIILKPALRAVYPSLTSQFIMLTLTTSVCTSIAAYELTSVAQKIEADTFRSFEVYFSITLLYLVISSLMMGIFALISRASFSYPVK; from the coding sequence ATGTCTTACAGTCTCGATTTTTCGGCGGTCATAGAGCGCCTGCCCGAGCTGCTTTTGGCCTGTCTTGCGACAATCGGCCTGGCGATTGCCGGCATGTCGCTCGCCACAGTCCTCGGCGTTCTGGGCGTCGTTGCCCGCCGTTCACGCTTCAAGCTGCTGCGCGGCCTCGTCATCGGTTTTGTGGAAGCCATCCGCAACACGCCGTTTCTGGTGCAGATATTCTTCATCTTCTTCGCCCTGCCGCAGATCGGCATCAAGCTCAACCCAACCGTGACCGCCATCATCGCGCTTGCTCTCAACGGCGGCGCCTATGCGATTGAAATCATTCGCGGCGGCGTCGATTCCATTCCCAAGGGCCAGGTGGAGGCGGGACTGGCGCTCGGCCTGCACCGCGCGCAGATTTTCCGCCATATTATCCTGAAGCCGGCGCTGCGGGCGGTTTATCCCTCGCTCACCAGCCAGTTCATCATGCTGACGCTGACCACCTCGGTCTGCACCTCGATCGCGGCTTACGAACTGACATCGGTGGCGCAGAAGATCGAGGCGGATACGTTCCGTTCCTTCGAGGTCTATTTCTCGATCACGCTGCTTTATCTGGTCATTTCCTCGCTGATGATGGGCATTTTCGCGCTCATCTCGCGCGCATCCTTCAGCTATCCGGTCAAGTGA
- a CDS encoding 3-carboxy-cis,cis-muconate cycloisomerase: MSLSPFEHPFLSGLFGDSEIVELFSARADIDAMIRFETALAQAQVGTGIISEDVAKAIVSGLSEFAADMTALRHGVAKDGVVVPELVRQMRAAVAGKAAEKVHFGATSQDVIDTSLMLRLKMATEIIAARLGRLIDALGDIAARDGHNALTGYTRMQAAIGITVADRAASWIAPLERHLLRLETFAQSGFALQFGGAAGTLEKLGDNAGAVRADLAMRLGLADKQQWQSQRDGIAEFGNILSLVTGTLGKFGQDIALMAEIGTEIRLSGGGGSSAMPHKQNPVNAETLAALARFNAVQISALHQSLVHEQERSGAGWMLEWLSLPQMVTATGASLLIAERLAAQIDRLGTNGN, translated from the coding sequence ATGAGCCTTTCCCCCTTCGAGCACCCGTTCCTGTCAGGCCTTTTCGGCGATAGCGAAATTGTCGAGCTGTTTTCGGCAAGGGCGGATATCGACGCCATGATCCGTTTCGAAACGGCGCTGGCGCAGGCGCAGGTGGGAACAGGCATCATCTCCGAGGACGTCGCGAAGGCAATCGTCTCGGGGCTTTCGGAGTTTGCCGCCGATATGACCGCCCTTCGCCATGGCGTCGCCAAAGACGGCGTGGTGGTGCCTGAACTCGTGCGGCAGATGCGGGCAGCCGTCGCCGGCAAGGCGGCGGAAAAGGTGCATTTCGGCGCAACCAGCCAGGATGTCATCGATACCAGCCTGATGCTGCGGCTGAAAATGGCGACGGAAATCATCGCCGCCCGGCTCGGCCGGCTCATCGATGCGCTCGGAGACATCGCCGCCCGCGATGGCCATAACGCGCTCACCGGTTATACCCGCATGCAGGCCGCCATCGGTATCACGGTGGCCGATCGCGCGGCGAGCTGGATCGCGCCGCTTGAGCGCCACCTGCTCAGGCTCGAAACCTTCGCGCAGAGCGGTTTTGCCCTGCAATTCGGCGGTGCCGCCGGAACGTTGGAAAAGCTCGGCGACAATGCCGGAGCCGTGCGGGCCGATCTCGCCATGCGGCTCGGCCTTGCCGACAAACAGCAATGGCAAAGCCAGCGCGACGGCATCGCCGAATTCGGCAATATTCTCTCGCTCGTGACAGGGACGCTGGGCAAGTTCGGGCAGGATATCGCGCTGATGGCCGAGATCGGTACGGAAATCCGTCTATCCGGCGGCGGCGGTTCTTCCGCCATGCCGCACAAGCAGAATCCGGTCAATGCCGAAACGCTGGCAGCGCTTGCCCGCTTTAATGCCGTGCAGATCTCCGCGCTGCACCAGTCGCTCGTGCATGAACAGGAACGGTCCGGCGCGGGCTGGATGCTGGAATGGCTGTCGCTTCCGCAAATGGTGACGGCAACGGGTGCCTCGCTGCTGATCGCCGAACGGCTGGCAGCGCAGATAGACAGGCTCGGTACGAACGGCAACTAG
- the pcaG gene encoding protocatechuate 3,4-dioxygenase subunit alpha: protein MVQPLNYFKETASQTAGPYVHIGCTPNFVGIEGVFEKDLGSGPLYNDKARGERISVRGTVYDGAGMALKDALIEIWQADTDGYYNSPSETRGKADPNFIGWGRSPGDMDTGEFIFETIKPGTVPFRDGRPMAPHITFWIVARGINIGLQTRMYFPEEQEANAADPVLARVEQKSRIATLVAQKEEGNVYRFDIRLQGEGETVFFDI, encoded by the coding sequence ATGGTTCAGCCGCTCAACTATTTCAAAGAGACCGCCTCGCAGACGGCAGGCCCCTATGTGCATATCGGCTGCACACCGAATTTCGTCGGCATCGAAGGCGTGTTCGAAAAGGATCTCGGCTCCGGTCCGCTTTATAACGACAAGGCCCGTGGCGAACGCATCAGCGTGCGCGGCACGGTCTATGACGGTGCGGGCATGGCGCTGAAGGACGCGCTGATCGAGATCTGGCAGGCCGATACCGACGGCTATTACAACAGCCCCAGCGAAACCCGCGGCAAGGCCGATCCGAACTTCATCGGCTGGGGCCGCTCGCCGGGCGACATGGATACGGGCGAATTCATTTTCGAGACGATCAAGCCGGGTACCGTGCCATTCCGCGATGGCCGCCCGATGGCGCCGCACATCACCTTCTGGATTGTTGCCCGCGGCATCAATATCGGCCTACAGACCCGCATGTATTTCCCGGAAGAACAGGAAGCCAATGCGGCCGACCCGGTTCTTGCCCGTGTCGAGCAGAAAAGCCGCATCGCCACGCTTGTCGCCCAAAAGGAGGAAGGCAACGTCTATCGTTTCGATATCCGCCTTCAGGGCGAAGGCGAAACCGTGTTTTTCGATATCTGA
- the pcaH gene encoding protocatechuate 3,4-dioxygenase subunit beta has protein sequence MSNQPPETGPFFARNRDIHPLAYAPGYKTSILRSPQRALISLEGTKSEITGPVFGHGVLNPLDNDLILNYARPGEMPVGPRILVHGRVLDERGRGVDGALVEFWQANAGGRYRHKKESYLAAIDPNFGGVGRTITDENGYYWFKTIQPGAYPWPNGVNDWRPAHIHFSVFGHGFAQRLITQMYFEGDPLIWKCPIVKTIPDEDAIKRLIAPLDMNAALPMDMLAYKFDIVLRGRRSTLFENRMEGN, from the coding sequence ATGAGCAACCAACCGCCTGAAACCGGGCCGTTCTTCGCGCGCAACCGCGATATTCACCCGCTGGCCTATGCGCCCGGCTACAAGACGTCGATCCTTCGCTCACCGCAGCGCGCGCTGATTTCGCTTGAGGGCACCAAGAGCGAGATTACCGGCCCCGTTTTCGGCCATGGCGTGCTCAACCCGCTGGATAACGACCTCATCCTCAACTATGCCCGCCCCGGCGAAATGCCCGTCGGCCCGCGTATTCTGGTCCATGGCCGGGTGCTGGACGAGCGTGGCCGCGGCGTGGATGGCGCATTGGTGGAGTTCTGGCAGGCCAATGCCGGCGGCCGTTATCGTCACAAGAAGGAAAGTTATCTCGCCGCCATCGATCCGAATTTCGGCGGCGTCGGCCGCACGATTACGGATGAGAACGGCTACTACTGGTTCAAGACCATCCAGCCGGGCGCTTACCCCTGGCCAAACGGCGTCAATGACTGGCGCCCGGCCCATATCCATTTCTCGGTCTTCGGCCATGGCTTTGCCCAGCGGCTGATCACCCAGATGTATTTCGAAGGCGATCCGCTGATCTGGAAATGTCCGATCGTCAAGACCATTCCAGACGAGGATGCGATCAAAAGACTGATAGCGCCGCTGGACATGAATGCGGCGCTGCCGATGGATATGCTGGCCTATAAGTTCGATATCGTTCTGCGCGGCCGCCGCTCGACCCTTTTCGAAAACCGCATGGAGGGCAACTGA
- the pcaC gene encoding 4-carboxymuconolactone decarboxylase has product MADHIDKNERFEQGMKTRRAVLGDAHVNRAQTMTSDFDQPFQQLITEGAWGTVWSGNHFTKRERSIVTIALLAALGQDEELAMHVRATVNTGATEADIREALLHVAIYAGVPAANHAFKIAKLALVSMKTDSSTDNSGNGEETK; this is encoded by the coding sequence ATGGCGGACCATATCGACAAGAACGAACGTTTCGAACAGGGCATGAAAACCCGCCGCGCGGTGCTGGGCGACGCCCATGTCAACCGCGCGCAGACCATGACGTCCGACTTCGACCAGCCTTTCCAGCAGCTCATCACCGAAGGTGCATGGGGCACGGTCTGGTCCGGCAACCACTTCACGAAGCGCGAACGCTCGATCGTCACCATCGCCCTGCTGGCGGCGCTGGGGCAGGATGAGGAACTGGCCATGCATGTGCGCGCCACCGTCAATACCGGCGCCACGGAAGCGGATATTCGCGAGGCGCTGCTGCATGTGGCGATCTATGCCGGCGTGCCCGCCGCCAACCACGCTTTCAAGATCGCCAAGCTTGCCCTGGTCAGCATGAAGACCGATAGTTCCACTGATAATTCTGGCAATGGGGAGGAGACGAAATGA
- the pcaD gene encoding 3-oxoadipate enol-lactonase has product MHFLRCGETVIHYRAKGLDSGKPVIAFINSLGTDFRIWDAVIEALGDDYAYVLHDKRGHGLSDVGRAPYSIDDHAGDLIALLDHLEIKSAVIWGLSVGGLIAQGLYARRPDLVRALLLSNTAHRIGTTEMWNARIDKIAADGLASLVDPVMERWFTPAFRQRENAAYAGARNMLSQQPEAGYSGTCAAIRDADFTEQAGRIAVPALCIAGDQDGSTPPELVQSLAGLIPKSRFVTIAGCGHIPCLEQPLVYAQAASIFLKTLPEH; this is encoded by the coding sequence ATGCATTTTCTGCGCTGCGGCGAGACTGTGATCCATTATCGCGCCAAGGGATTGGACAGCGGCAAGCCTGTGATTGCCTTCATCAATTCGCTCGGCACCGATTTCCGCATCTGGGATGCGGTTATCGAGGCGCTCGGCGATGACTATGCCTATGTCCTGCACGACAAGCGCGGCCACGGCCTTTCCGATGTCGGGCGTGCTCCCTATTCGATTGACGATCACGCCGGTGATCTGATTGCGCTTCTCGATCATCTCGAGATCAAAAGCGCCGTCATCTGGGGCCTCTCGGTCGGTGGTCTCATTGCGCAGGGACTTTATGCGCGACGGCCCGATCTCGTCCGCGCTTTGCTGCTCAGCAATACCGCTCACAGGATCGGCACGACTGAGATGTGGAATGCCCGGATCGACAAGATCGCCGCCGATGGCCTCGCCTCGCTAGTCGATCCCGTCATGGAGCGCTGGTTCACGCCCGCCTTCCGCCAGCGTGAGAATGCCGCCTATGCCGGCGCGCGCAACATGCTCTCGCAACAGCCTGAAGCGGGTTATAGCGGCACCTGCGCCGCCATCCGTGATGCGGATTTTACCGAACAGGCCGGGCGTATCGCCGTGCCGGCGCTCTGTATTGCGGGTGATCAGGACGGTTCCACACCACCGGAACTGGTGCAATCGCTGGCGGGTCTCATCCCCAAGAGCCGTTTCGTCACCATCGCCGGCTGTGGCCACATTCCCTGCCTTGAACAGCCGCTGGTCTATGCACAGGCGGCCTCCATTTTTCTGAAGACCTTGCCGGAGCATTGA
- the pcaQ gene encoding pca operon transcription factor PcaQ: MVDQRIKFRHLQTFVEVARQKSVIRAAEILHVSQPAVTKTIRELEDVLGVSLLEREGRGIRISRYGEVFLRHAGATMTALRQAVDSVSQEAARAGPPVRVGALPTVSVRIMPKAMSGFLAEKTGSPVKIVTGENAVLLEQLRVGDLDLVVGRLAAPQKMAGFSFEHLYSEKVRFVVRAGHPLLSPGLSVFDHLHEYPVLMPTRQSVIGPVVEQFLIANGVPALPIRIETVSDAFGRAFLRTSDAIWIISEGVVAADVADGILAILPVETGDTSGPVGLTVRADTQPSLPLSLLMQAIREAAGELFDGRTEG, encoded by the coding sequence ATGGTCGATCAGCGTATCAAGTTCCGGCATCTGCAGACCTTTGTGGAAGTGGCGCGACAGAAAAGCGTCATCCGCGCTGCGGAAATCCTGCATGTCAGCCAGCCGGCGGTGACGAAGACCATTCGCGAGCTGGAAGACGTCCTCGGCGTGTCGCTGCTGGAGCGGGAGGGGCGCGGCATTCGCATCAGCCGCTACGGCGAGGTCTTCCTGCGCCATGCCGGCGCGACGATGACGGCGCTGCGCCAGGCGGTCGATTCGGTATCGCAGGAAGCGGCGCGCGCCGGCCCACCGGTGCGGGTTGGGGCTCTGCCCACGGTTTCCGTCCGCATCATGCCGAAGGCGATGTCCGGATTTCTGGCGGAGAAGACCGGCAGCCCGGTGAAGATCGTGACAGGCGAAAACGCCGTGCTTCTGGAGCAGCTGCGTGTCGGTGATCTCGATCTCGTCGTCGGGCGTCTCGCCGCGCCACAGAAAATGGCGGGTTTTTCCTTCGAGCACCTCTATTCGGAAAAGGTGCGCTTCGTGGTGCGCGCCGGCCATCCGCTTTTATCGCCCGGCCTTTCAGTGTTCGACCACCTGCATGAATATCCGGTGCTGATGCCGACGCGGCAATCCGTCATTGGCCCTGTCGTTGAGCAGTTTTTGATCGCCAACGGCGTTCCGGCTCTGCCGATCCGCATCGAAACCGTCTCGGATGCCTTCGGCCGCGCCTTCCTGCGCACCAGCGATGCAATCTGGATCATCTCGGAGGGCGTGGTGGCAGCGGATGTGGCGGATGGCATTCTGGCGATCCTGCCGGTCGAGACCGGCGATACCAGCGGCCCGGTGGGGCTGACGGTCAGGGCCGATACGCAGCCCTCGCTGCCGCTGTCGCTTTTGATGCAGGCTATTCGCGAGGCAGCCGGTGAGCTGTTTGATGGGAGGACTGAAGGGTGA
- the pobA gene encoding 4-hydroxybenzoate 3-monooxygenase, protein MRTQVVIIGSGPSGLLLGQLLAGAGVETVILDRVSKDYILGRVRAGVLEEGTVQLMEKVGADKRLHREGLPHDGFSLTFDGRDHRIDLFDLTAGKRVMVYGQTEVTHDLMDVREAANLVTIYDAGNVEPHDFDGAGPYVTYQKDGVNHRIDCDFIAGCDGFHGVSRKSVPDGAIKEFEKVYPFGWLGILADVPPVNHELIYANHPRGFALCSMRSHTRSRYYIQCSLDDRPEDWSDERFFDEIRRRLPENHADAMVTGPSFEKSIAPLRSFVSEPMRFGRLFLAGDAAHIVPPTGAKGLNLAASDVHYLSEALIEFYRDRSEAGIDAYSQKALSRVWKAVRFSWWMTTMMHRFPDTGDFGQRIQEAELDYLVQSRAASTALAENYVGLPY, encoded by the coding sequence ATGCGTACACAGGTCGTCATCATCGGCTCCGGCCCATCGGGGCTTCTGCTTGGCCAGCTTCTGGCGGGAGCGGGTGTCGAGACCGTCATTCTCGACCGGGTCAGCAAGGATTATATCCTCGGCCGCGTTCGCGCCGGCGTGCTGGAAGAAGGCACCGTGCAGCTGATGGAAAAGGTCGGCGCGGATAAGCGTTTGCACCGGGAAGGCCTGCCGCATGACGGTTTTTCGCTGACCTTCGATGGCCGCGACCACCGTATCGATCTGTTCGATCTGACCGCCGGCAAACGCGTGATGGTTTACGGCCAGACCGAGGTGACGCATGATCTGATGGATGTGCGCGAGGCGGCAAACCTCGTGACGATCTATGACGCCGGCAATGTCGAGCCGCATGATTTTGATGGCGCAGGCCCCTATGTCACCTATCAGAAAGATGGCGTAAACCACCGGATCGATTGTGATTTCATCGCCGGTTGCGATGGCTTCCACGGGGTCAGCCGCAAATCCGTGCCTGATGGAGCGATCAAGGAGTTCGAGAAGGTCTACCCCTTCGGCTGGCTCGGCATTCTGGCCGATGTGCCGCCGGTCAACCACGAACTCATCTACGCCAACCACCCGCGCGGCTTTGCTCTCTGTTCCATGCGCTCGCACACGCGCAGCCGGTATTACATTCAATGTTCGCTGGATGACCGGCCCGAGGACTGGAGCGACGAGCGCTTCTTTGATGAAATCCGCCGCCGCCTGCCGGAAAACCATGCGGATGCCATGGTCACCGGTCCATCCTTCGAAAAATCCATCGCGCCGCTTCGGTCCTTCGTCAGCGAGCCGATGCGGTTCGGACGACTGTTTCTGGCCGGAGACGCCGCCCATATCGTGCCGCCGACGGGCGCCAAGGGCCTCAATCTCGCCGCCAGCGATGTGCATTATCTGAGCGAGGCGCTGATCGAGTTTTATCGCGACAGATCTGAAGCCGGCATTGATGCCTATTCGCAAAAAGCGCTTTCCCGCGTCTGGAAGGCCGTGCGCTTCTCCTGGTGGATGACGACGATGATGCACCGTTTTCCCGATACGGGAGATTTCGGCCAGCGCATACAGGAAGCGGAACTGGACTACCTCGTGCAATCGCGCGCCGCTTCCACGGCGCTCGCGGAGAATTATGTGGGGCTTCCTTATTGA
- a CDS encoding helix-turn-helix domain-containing protein, translating into MRVTADEGLYGEEATQGTEFRFHCETLFSRSSLHRFEIGLHRHSAFLQILYIFGGEGDALLEGRIEPIRPPVAIIVPPGFEHGFRFSRDIGGVIVTMLPGALPASVQALLLRNFQQPVLLRLRDFAEKDGLRSGFERISAEYEAREIGRDAMIEGQLATVVTLLSRAARPLLETSGEGLAEQRFERLLSLIARHIREPQKAGFYAGKLGLSETHLNRLVRSVSGLSLQRLIAKRQIEIAQQELIFTVSSVQMIAEGLGFADPAYFNRFFKRETGMTPRAWRLAEQRKMGDTGARLTPPQTSILASSR; encoded by the coding sequence ATGCGGGTGACTGCCGATGAAGGTCTTTACGGAGAGGAAGCCACGCAGGGCACAGAATTTCGCTTTCATTGCGAGACGCTTTTTTCGCGAAGCAGCCTGCACCGCTTTGAAATCGGCCTGCACCGTCATTCCGCCTTTCTGCAGATCTTGTACATTTTCGGTGGTGAGGGCGATGCGTTGCTGGAAGGCCGCATCGAGCCGATCCGCCCGCCGGTCGCCATCATCGTGCCACCGGGTTTCGAACATGGCTTCCGCTTTTCACGCGATATCGGTGGAGTGATCGTCACGATGCTGCCGGGCGCGCTGCCGGCATCGGTGCAGGCGTTGTTGCTGCGGAATTTCCAGCAGCCGGTGCTTCTACGTTTACGGGATTTTGCCGAGAAAGACGGCCTTCGCAGTGGTTTCGAACGGATATCGGCGGAATACGAGGCCCGCGAGATCGGTCGCGACGCGATGATCGAAGGCCAGCTCGCCACCGTCGTCACGCTTCTGTCACGGGCGGCGCGGCCGCTTCTGGAAACGAGCGGCGAAGGCCTTGCCGAGCAGCGTTTCGAACGATTGCTGTCGCTGATTGCCCGCCATATTCGCGAGCCGCAGAAAGCCGGGTTTTATGCAGGGAAGCTCGGCCTTTCCGAGACGCATCTCAACCGTCTGGTCCGTTCGGTGTCCGGCCTCAGCCTGCAACGGCTGATCGCCAAACGTCAGATCGAGATCGCCCAGCAGGAGCTGATCTTCACGGTCTCCAGCGTACAGATGATTGCGGAAGGGCTTGGGTTTGCCGATCCCGCTTATTTCAACCGCTTCTTCAAGCGGGAGACCGGCATGACGCCGCGCGCCTGGCGTCTCGCCGAGCAGCGCAAAATGGGCGATACGGGCGCGCGGTTGACACCGCCTCAGACCAGCATTCTCGCCAGTTCCCGCTGA
- a CDS encoding IclR family transcriptional regulator has translation MAVSERDMMGGLAKGLRVIEAFSAERPRLSISDAAEIAGLDRATTRRCLLTLSELGYAAYDGKFFTVTPKVLRLGTGCLATMPLPKIVQPLLDRLSEEIGQSTSVSILDEAEIVYVARAAQQRVMSIALMPGSRLPAYCTSMGRVLLAAQPAERRRDILEASRLVARTEKTITDMDALLAEIEVTGHRGYALIDQEVEIGLRSIAVPLKTVRGQTVAALNVGLAASVASMEELVERYLPALLAVQRELARMLV, from the coding sequence ATGGCTGTCAGTGAAAGAGACATGATGGGCGGTCTCGCCAAGGGTTTGCGGGTCATCGAGGCCTTCAGCGCCGAGCGGCCGCGGCTTTCCATCTCTGACGCCGCCGAGATTGCCGGGCTGGACCGCGCAACGACGCGGCGTTGTCTGCTGACGCTTTCGGAGCTTGGTTATGCGGCCTATGACGGCAAGTTCTTCACCGTGACGCCCAAAGTGCTGCGGCTCGGCACCGGCTGTCTGGCCACAATGCCGCTGCCGAAGATCGTGCAGCCGCTGCTAGACCGCCTCTCGGAGGAGATCGGCCAGAGCACTTCCGTTTCTATTCTGGATGAGGCCGAAATCGTTTATGTGGCGCGTGCCGCCCAGCAGCGGGTGATGTCGATTGCGCTGATGCCGGGGTCACGCCTGCCTGCCTATTGCACCTCGATGGGCAGGGTTCTTCTTGCCGCACAACCGGCTGAGCGGCGGCGCGACATTCTCGAAGCCTCCCGGCTGGTCGCCCGCACGGAAAAAACCATCACCGATATGGACGCCCTGCTCGCCGAAATCGAGGTGACCGGCCATCGCGGTTATGCGCTGATCGATCAGGAAGTCGAAATCGGCCTTCGCTCCATCGCCGTGCCGCTGAAAACCGTGCGCGGCCAGACGGTCGCCGCGCTTAATGTCGGGCTTGCCGCCTCGGTCGCCTCGATGGAGGAACTGGTGGAGCGATATTTGCCGGCGCTTCTTGCCGTTCAGCGGGAACTGGCGAGAATGCTGGTCTGA